One region of Edaphobacter bradus genomic DNA includes:
- the rpsU gene encoding 30S ribosomal protein S21 has translation MAEVRVQEGEPLENALRRFKRKVQTEDIIKEVKRHSFYLKPGEKKRVKEALARKRNRKKVRKEQD, from the coding sequence GTGGCAGAAGTACGTGTACAAGAGGGCGAACCCCTTGAGAATGCCCTGCGCCGTTTCAAGCGCAAGGTGCAGACCGAGGACATCATCAAGGAGGTCAAGCGCCACTCTTTCTACCTCAAGCCCGGCGAAAAGAAGCGCGTGAAAGAAGCGCTCGCTCGCAAGCGTAATCGCAAGAAGGTCCGTAAGGAGCAGGACTAA
- a CDS encoding TonB-dependent receptor, with the protein MTLVVLGGAQWGLAQTAFSVRGSVLDPTGAGISGATVQLETSDGALVSHSQTDPKGDFGLLRVPGGNFSLVVPAYSGFASRTLPLHVTGNVSGIQVALSAEAVSQEMTVGADQSLSTDASANRDTITTTGDELRKLPVFDQDYIAALTPFLDASAGSSGGTTIIVDGVEMKNAGVSVSAIQEVRVNNDPYSAEFSRPSRGRIEIITKPGSPIFHGEANFTFRDSIFNAKYYPATVKPPKSHRIFEGHVAGPVGHGGHTSFISSGTFRPRNIGVVVDAISPNGPVIENVLTTNRDYQASMRVTHDFSANHRLSLGYNVEGSYYTNQGVGGITLPEAGYNQISREDDAIINDRIIITPNLINQLQITFEKDEDVTKSVTDAQSIQVSGSFIGGGAQADVAKTENTIHVNEVVTWSHGKHYIRAGVQLPQFSRRAVDDHSNRLGTFKFSSLASYAGNAPYVFTAQQGVGRGLYWINEFSSFIHDQVKLSPRLQLSLGLRYDWQTFIPDNNNLAPRVSLAYAPGTGKTIVRVGTGVFYDRTGGDFPSIVKLHDGVVLHSVQIQNPSFPSSSGASGSNLPTNLVRFDPHVRTPYAIQYSFGVERQLHKSITLTAAYRGQVQIKSFRSRDANAPILPPNASLTADYPRPNPSYGQIQQIESGGRTLLNALDLSFRGQAGRWFSGQAQYTLSRFEGNTGGIKIFPQDQYHPNDEWGRSDQDRLQRFNLMGNINPDHWLSLGVNATLYSGLPYTETTGDDYFHTGLGNARPTGVGRNTLESGGVASLDLLYSHDFFLTKARDDKARVLSAGVSAFNVLNRTNYTSYIGTLSSPRFGQPTAALAGRQLQFSLGYRF; encoded by the coding sequence ATGACGCTTGTGGTCCTCGGCGGAGCCCAGTGGGGCTTAGCCCAGACTGCTTTTTCTGTACGTGGATCTGTTCTGGACCCTACTGGCGCCGGAATCTCCGGAGCAACGGTTCAGCTAGAGACATCTGATGGAGCGCTCGTCAGCCACTCCCAGACGGATCCGAAAGGAGATTTCGGCCTTCTCAGGGTTCCTGGCGGCAACTTCTCCCTCGTAGTTCCTGCCTATTCTGGATTCGCCTCGCGAACTCTCCCACTTCACGTCACCGGCAACGTCTCCGGAATCCAAGTCGCGCTCAGCGCCGAAGCCGTCTCGCAGGAGATGACCGTGGGGGCCGACCAGTCGCTTTCCACAGACGCCTCTGCGAATCGAGACACAATCACCACCACGGGAGACGAACTTCGCAAGCTGCCGGTCTTCGACCAGGACTACATCGCAGCTCTCACGCCGTTCCTCGACGCCTCCGCCGGCTCCTCCGGGGGCACCACCATCATCGTCGACGGCGTCGAGATGAAGAACGCAGGTGTCTCGGTCTCAGCTATCCAGGAAGTTCGCGTCAACAACGATCCCTATTCGGCCGAATTTTCCCGCCCCAGCCGAGGACGCATCGAGATCATCACCAAGCCCGGCTCCCCCATCTTCCACGGCGAAGCCAACTTCACCTTCCGCGACTCCATCTTCAACGCGAAGTACTACCCCGCAACTGTCAAGCCGCCTAAGTCCCACCGCATCTTCGAGGGCCACGTCGCCGGGCCCGTCGGACACGGCGGCCACACCAGCTTCATCTCCTCCGGCACGTTCCGCCCACGCAACATCGGCGTGGTCGTCGACGCCATCAGCCCCAACGGCCCTGTCATCGAGAACGTGCTCACCACCAACCGCGACTATCAGGCCTCCATGCGCGTCACCCACGACTTCTCGGCCAACCACCGGCTATCGCTGGGCTACAACGTCGAAGGCAGCTACTACACCAACCAGGGCGTGGGCGGCATCACTCTCCCGGAGGCTGGCTACAACCAGATCTCCCGCGAAGACGACGCCATCATCAACGACCGCATCATCATTACGCCCAATCTCATCAATCAGCTTCAAATCACCTTTGAGAAGGATGAGGACGTCACTAAGAGCGTGACCGACGCGCAATCCATCCAGGTCAGCGGCTCTTTCATCGGCGGCGGAGCGCAGGCTGACGTCGCCAAAACGGAGAACACAATCCACGTCAACGAAGTCGTTACCTGGAGTCACGGGAAGCACTATATCCGTGCAGGCGTCCAGTTGCCCCAGTTCAGCCGCCGCGCCGTCGACGACCACAGCAATCGTCTCGGCACCTTCAAGTTCTCTTCTCTGGCGAGCTACGCCGGCAACGCCCCTTACGTCTTTACCGCACAGCAGGGAGTAGGACGCGGCTTGTATTGGATCAATGAGTTCAGCTCTTTCATTCATGACCAGGTGAAGCTCAGTCCAAGACTGCAGCTCTCACTGGGACTTCGTTACGACTGGCAGACCTTCATCCCGGACAACAACAATCTCGCGCCGCGAGTCTCACTTGCATACGCGCCCGGCACGGGAAAAACAATCGTCCGCGTGGGCACTGGAGTCTTCTACGACCGCACTGGCGGCGATTTTCCCTCCATAGTCAAGCTTCATGACGGCGTAGTGCTTCACTCCGTGCAAATTCAAAACCCCTCGTTCCCTTCCTCCTCGGGGGCGAGCGGCAGCAACCTTCCGACGAACCTGGTCCGTTTTGATCCTCACGTACGAACTCCGTATGCGATTCAGTACAGCTTCGGCGTGGAGCGGCAGTTGCATAAGTCCATCACCCTGACCGCTGCCTATCGGGGACAGGTCCAGATCAAGAGCTTTCGCTCCCGCGACGCGAACGCTCCCATCCTTCCGCCAAATGCCAGCCTCACCGCCGATTATCCGCGCCCCAACCCGAGCTACGGTCAGATCCAGCAGATCGAGTCTGGAGGCCGCACGCTTTTGAACGCACTCGACCTCTCGTTCCGCGGTCAGGCTGGACGTTGGTTCTCAGGGCAGGCCCAGTACACGCTCTCGCGCTTCGAAGGCAACACAGGCGGCATCAAAATCTTTCCCCAGGACCAGTACCATCCAAATGACGAGTGGGGCCGCTCCGATCAGGACCGTCTTCAGCGCTTCAACCTGATGGGCAACATCAATCCCGACCACTGGCTCTCGCTGGGCGTCAACGCCACACTGTACTCAGGACTTCCTTACACCGAAACCACCGGCGACGACTACTTTCATACCGGCCTCGGCAACGCGCGTCCCACTGGCGTCGGCCGCAACACACTCGAGAGCGGCGGAGTCGCTTCGCTTGATCTGCTCTACAGCCACGACTTCTTTCTCACCAAAGCCAGGGACGACAAAGCCAGAGTCCTCTCCGCCGGTGTCTCCGCCTTCAACGTCCTCAACCGTACCAACTACACCAGCTATATAGGGACCCTTAGCTCGCCGCGCTTTGGGCAACCAACCGCAGCTCTTGCGGGCCGTCAGCTTCAGTTCTCTCTCGGCTATCGATTTTAG
- a CDS encoding glycoside hydrolase family 127 protein: protein MCKSEKMVGISRRGFLQAGSLAAAAVASNGLLGRVAWGAEAPGAAPLAEFGYGDVILASDLHESQLWTTHDVLMALSEDSLLKPFRQMSGMPAPGEDLGGWYQYNPDYDHLKNFDAGFAPGCTFGQWVSALARVYAITGDETTREKVLRLNRLYAQTIAGDFYEKSRFPAYTYDKLLLGLLDSHTYVKDPQALAILEQTTNTALPHLPGHAVEHDVMWRPDKDPHDVSWTWDESYTNPENMFLAYQRGAGRRYYDLGLAYLHDKIWFDPLSRNENVLNGRHAYSYVNSLNSAMMAYMVAGSEKHLRAAKNAFAMVQEQSFATGGWGPDELLRAPGSSDVYDSLTKTHHSFETPCGSYAHFKLTRYLLRVTRDARYGDSMERMMYNTVLGAKPLQENGENFYYADCNFNGKRVYKEAHWACCSGTLPQVAADYRINTYFRGPQAVYANLYLPSTLRWTENGVALSLTQEGEYPYEDHVAFTVTSSLPTELTINFRIPSWAEGASVFVNGKQQKGLAVPGQFAAIRREWKTGDRVELELPLKVRLETIDSQHPDTVALLRGPLVLMAVKQKQEGPVPRVTREQLLAAKRVSERQWQVSSANGPVTMLPFTSMGDLPYTTYVKVG, encoded by the coding sequence ATGTGTAAGTCAGAGAAGATGGTGGGGATTTCACGCAGAGGGTTTCTTCAGGCGGGTTCTCTGGCGGCTGCGGCGGTTGCCAGCAATGGGTTGTTGGGCCGCGTGGCGTGGGGTGCGGAGGCCCCTGGGGCGGCTCCGCTTGCAGAGTTTGGCTACGGCGATGTGATCCTCGCGAGCGATCTGCACGAGTCGCAGCTGTGGACCACCCATGATGTGCTGATGGCGCTGAGCGAGGACAGCCTGCTGAAGCCTTTCCGGCAGATGTCCGGGATGCCCGCGCCGGGCGAGGACCTTGGAGGGTGGTACCAATACAATCCCGACTACGACCATCTCAAGAACTTTGACGCCGGTTTCGCTCCGGGGTGCACCTTTGGGCAATGGGTGTCGGCGCTGGCGCGCGTCTATGCCATTACCGGAGACGAGACGACGCGCGAAAAGGTTCTGCGGCTGAACCGGCTGTATGCGCAGACCATCGCGGGGGACTTCTACGAGAAGAGCCGCTTTCCGGCATACACCTATGACAAGCTGTTGCTTGGACTGCTCGATTCGCACACGTACGTGAAGGACCCGCAGGCGCTGGCGATTCTGGAGCAGACAACGAACACGGCGCTGCCGCACCTGCCGGGGCATGCTGTGGAACATGACGTTATGTGGCGGCCGGATAAGGATCCGCATGACGTCTCGTGGACCTGGGACGAGTCCTACACCAATCCGGAGAACATGTTTCTGGCTTACCAGCGCGGCGCGGGCCGGCGGTATTACGACCTGGGACTTGCGTACCTCCATGACAAGATCTGGTTCGATCCACTCTCACGCAATGAGAACGTGCTGAATGGCAGGCACGCGTACAGTTATGTGAACTCCCTGAACTCGGCCATGATGGCGTACATGGTGGCGGGAAGCGAGAAGCATCTGCGCGCAGCTAAGAATGCCTTTGCCATGGTGCAGGAGCAGAGCTTTGCGACGGGCGGGTGGGGTCCGGATGAGCTGCTGCGCGCGCCGGGCAGCAGCGATGTCTACGACAGCCTGACCAAAACCCACCACAGCTTTGAGACTCCGTGCGGCTCGTATGCTCACTTCAAGCTGACGCGGTATCTGCTGCGCGTGACCCGCGATGCCCGCTACGGCGACAGCATGGAGCGCATGATGTACAACACCGTGCTGGGCGCGAAGCCACTACAGGAGAACGGGGAGAACTTCTACTACGCCGACTGCAACTTCAACGGGAAGCGGGTCTATAAAGAAGCCCACTGGGCATGCTGCTCGGGCACGCTCCCGCAGGTGGCGGCGGACTACCGGATCAATACGTATTTTCGCGGGCCGCAGGCTGTGTATGCGAATCTTTACCTGCCTTCGACGCTGCGATGGACTGAGAACGGAGTCGCACTCTCGCTGACGCAGGAGGGCGAGTATCCCTACGAGGACCATGTCGCTTTCACGGTGACGAGTTCTCTGCCCACGGAGCTGACAATCAACTTCCGCATTCCGTCATGGGCGGAGGGAGCGTCGGTTTTTGTGAACGGAAAGCAGCAGAAGGGGTTGGCGGTCCCAGGACAGTTTGCCGCGATACGGCGCGAGTGGAAGACCGGAGACCGCGTGGAGCTGGAGCTTCCGCTGAAGGTCAGGCTCGAGACGATCGATTCGCAGCACCCGGATACGGTCGCGCTGCTGCGCGGACCGCTGGTGCTGATGGCGGTGAAACAGAAGCAGGAGGGTCCGGTACCCAGGGTGACGCGGGAACAACTGCTGGCGGCGAAGCGGGTGAGCGAACGGCAGTGGCAGGTGAGCTCGGCGAATGGGCCGGTGACGATGCTGCCGTTCACGTCGATGGGTGACCTGCCCTATACGACGTATGTGAAGGTGGGCTGA
- a CDS encoding MBL fold metallo-hydrolase: MSVVAVPLAASDLVRARTRVGDFELTVCTDGTYRLDGGAMFGVVPKPLWEKRAPADDQNRILLGLNTVVVRTGQHTVVIETGIGNKQNEKMREIHCNQELLPRSLAAAGVRPEEVDIVINTHLHFDHCGWNTTLHSDGRVTPTFPNARYFAHRGEVEHGHLQLDRDRVAYLSPNYDPLVESGQMTLLSTDGIRANPQIVPGISVELFPGHTRQLMAVHIESKSHGGATEHACYISDLIPTSAHLDPTWVMGYDLDPLESISQRKRFYQRAIPEKWLVLFTHDHATPMSHITVNEKGKPVVAK, encoded by the coding sequence ATGTCTGTTGTTGCCGTACCCCTTGCCGCGTCAGATCTCGTACGCGCCCGCACCCGTGTTGGAGACTTCGAGCTCACCGTCTGCACGGACGGGACCTACCGGCTCGACGGCGGAGCCATGTTCGGCGTCGTCCCCAAGCCACTCTGGGAGAAGCGCGCTCCCGCCGACGACCAGAACCGCATCCTCCTCGGGTTGAATACTGTCGTTGTCCGGACGGGCCAGCACACCGTTGTCATCGAGACCGGCATCGGCAACAAGCAGAACGAGAAGATGCGCGAGATCCACTGCAACCAGGAACTGCTGCCGCGATCCCTTGCCGCCGCCGGCGTCCGCCCGGAAGAGGTCGACATCGTCATCAACACTCATCTCCACTTCGACCACTGCGGCTGGAACACGACACTCCACTCAGACGGCCGCGTCACACCGACGTTCCCGAACGCGCGCTACTTCGCGCACCGCGGCGAAGTCGAGCATGGGCACCTGCAGCTTGATCGCGACCGCGTCGCCTATCTCTCGCCCAACTACGACCCGCTCGTCGAATCCGGTCAGATGACGCTGCTCTCCACGGACGGTATCCGCGCCAATCCGCAGATCGTGCCCGGCATCTCGGTCGAGCTCTTCCCCGGTCACACCCGCCAGCTCATGGCCGTCCACATTGAGTCGAAATCGCACGGGGGAGCCACCGAGCACGCCTGCTACATCTCCGACCTTATCCCCACCAGCGCGCACCTCGACCCCACCTGGGTGATGGGCTACGACCTCGACCCGCTGGAGTCCATCTCGCAGCGCAAGCGTTTCTATCAGCGAGCTATTCCCGAGAAGTGGCTTGTTCTGTTCACCCATGACCATGCAACACCGATGTCCCACATCACAGTCAACGAAAAAGGTAAACCCGTCGTCGCAAAATGA
- the hisS gene encoding histidine--tRNA ligase, whose product MAILKAVRGTRDLLPPETELWNKVEAAARSVFARYGFGEIRTPVFETTELFARGVGEETDIVSKEMYTWEDRGRAESDRGQSLTLRPENTAGVVRAYIEHKMGETGSLQKLFYIGPQFRRERPQRGRYRQFWQIGAEVIGPASSGSESPVRDAEVLEMLATLLDELGIKGWRLALNSVGSTADRQRYSVALREALAPVKHRMCEDNQRRAETNPLRVLDSKDEGDQEIINGLPKIADYLGEDSREHFAQVKAALDACGVPYVVDPRLVRGLDYYTRTTFEFTVPDGSGLGTQNALLGGGRYDGLSEMLGGPKAPGIGFAIGEDRLILTLHAQATKAHSKKLDAYIAPMGVERNAAALELARELRRAGLAVEVGDGSFRLKKSFDAADKVARKIVILGEDEVASGIATVKDFASGEQTKVARAKLAVLLKG is encoded by the coding sequence ATGGCTATTTTGAAGGCAGTGCGGGGCACGCGGGATCTCCTGCCGCCCGAGACGGAGTTGTGGAACAAGGTGGAGGCCGCGGCGCGGAGCGTCTTTGCGCGGTATGGGTTTGGCGAGATTCGCACGCCGGTCTTTGAGACGACCGAGCTGTTCGCACGCGGGGTGGGCGAGGAGACGGACATCGTCTCCAAGGAGATGTACACGTGGGAGGACCGCGGCCGCGCCGAGAGCGACCGCGGCCAGAGCCTGACGCTCCGACCAGAAAATACGGCGGGCGTCGTGCGCGCCTACATCGAGCACAAGATGGGCGAGACCGGCTCGCTGCAGAAGCTCTTCTACATCGGCCCGCAGTTCCGTCGCGAGAGGCCGCAGCGCGGGCGGTACAGGCAGTTCTGGCAGATCGGCGCGGAGGTGATCGGGCCGGCGTCGTCGGGCTCCGAGAGCCCGGTGCGCGACGCCGAGGTGCTGGAGATGCTCGCCACGCTGCTGGATGAGCTGGGAATCAAGGGCTGGCGGCTGGCGCTGAACTCGGTGGGGTCGACGGCTGATAGACAGCGGTATAGCGTGGCTCTGCGCGAGGCGCTGGCTCCGGTGAAGCATCGGATGTGCGAGGACAATCAGCGGCGGGCGGAGACGAATCCACTGCGCGTGCTGGACTCGAAGGACGAGGGCGACCAGGAGATCATCAACGGACTGCCGAAGATTGCGGACTATCTCGGTGAGGATTCGCGGGAGCACTTCGCGCAGGTGAAGGCGGCGCTCGACGCGTGTGGCGTCCCCTACGTGGTCGATCCGCGGCTGGTGCGCGGGCTGGACTACTACACGCGGACAACCTTCGAGTTCACGGTGCCCGACGGCAGCGGGCTGGGAACGCAGAATGCTCTGCTCGGCGGAGGCCGGTATGACGGGCTCTCGGAGATGCTGGGCGGACCGAAGGCCCCTGGGATTGGTTTCGCTATCGGCGAAGACCGCCTGATCCTGACGCTGCACGCTCAGGCTACCAAGGCGCACTCGAAGAAGCTGGACGCGTATATCGCTCCGATGGGCGTGGAGCGGAATGCCGCGGCGCTGGAGCTGGCTCGCGAACTGCGTCGCGCAGGGCTGGCGGTTGAGGTAGGCGATGGGAGCTTTCGGTTGAAGAAGTCGTTTGACGCGGCGGATAAGGTGGCTCGGAAGATTGTGATTCTTGGCGAGGACGAAGTTGCGTCGGGTATCGCGACCGTAAAGGACTTTGCCTCGGGTGAGCAGACGAAAGTAGCACGGGCCAAGCTGGCGGTACTTTTGAAGGGTTAG
- the aspS gene encoding aspartate--tRNA ligase, with translation MTLDFLGGLERTHTCGVLRVDNAGQDVVLMGWVNRRRDHGNLIFLDVRDRTGITQVVLDKEVSNAAHEKAEAARSEYVVAVKGRVRRRGTGLENPNMATGAIEVVAREMLLLNEAKTPPFSPAEDAIANEEVRLKYRYLDLRRSEMQDNFALRHRVAQAIRGYLSDNGFLEIETPFMTRSTPEGARDYLVPSRVHPGHFYALPQSPQIFKQILMISGFDRYFQVARCFRDEDLRADRQPEFTQIDLEMTFPTQDAVFRVVEGFLTAAFRTAGIELTAPFVQMTYDEAIHRYGIDKPDMRLPALTELTDELTPELREQLKIEQKLPVLGFVIPKAGGLSGTQRRALVDDIRKEFGDCGLDSLDVARLKTNPAFAPLADVIESRLAAEPTLENGVADDDLIIVITPKLGTPEKWNYDPQWIYKRVGALRLTLAQKFADQHGRFTKTGTEADYRFLWVTDFPMYEWDEETRTWVAAHHPFTSPHEDDIKSGKLTNDKGAVRALAYDIVLNGTELGSGSIRIHRQDVQAEIFRSLGMSDAEAKERFGFFLDALEYGTPPHGGIALGLDRIVMILAGAQSLREVIAFPKTAKAIDLMVDAPTPVSEQQMKELHLKIVSRS, from the coding sequence GTGACACTAGACTTTTTAGGTGGTTTAGAGCGGACGCACACGTGTGGCGTGTTGCGCGTGGATAACGCTGGGCAAGACGTGGTGCTGATGGGCTGGGTGAACCGGCGGCGCGACCACGGCAACCTGATCTTTCTCGACGTGCGGGACCGGACAGGCATCACGCAGGTGGTGCTGGATAAGGAAGTCTCGAACGCTGCGCATGAGAAGGCTGAGGCGGCGCGGTCCGAGTACGTCGTCGCCGTGAAGGGCCGCGTACGGCGGCGCGGCACGGGGCTTGAGAACCCGAACATGGCGACCGGCGCAATCGAAGTGGTCGCGCGTGAGATGCTGCTGCTGAACGAAGCGAAGACGCCTCCCTTCTCGCCCGCCGAGGACGCGATTGCAAACGAAGAGGTGCGGCTGAAGTACCGCTATCTCGACCTGCGGCGCAGCGAGATGCAGGACAACTTCGCGCTGCGGCACAGAGTGGCGCAGGCGATTCGCGGATATCTGTCGGACAACGGCTTCCTCGAGATCGAGACGCCGTTCATGACGCGCTCGACGCCGGAGGGCGCGCGTGATTACCTCGTTCCGAGCCGCGTGCATCCAGGCCACTTCTACGCGCTGCCGCAGTCGCCGCAGATCTTCAAACAGATCCTGATGATCTCCGGCTTCGACCGCTACTTTCAAGTCGCGCGCTGCTTCCGCGACGAGGACCTGCGCGCCGACCGTCAGCCCGAGTTCACCCAAATCGACCTGGAGATGACCTTCCCCACGCAGGATGCGGTCTTTCGCGTGGTCGAGGGCTTCCTCACGGCTGCGTTCCGCACAGCCGGGATCGAGCTGACGGCGCCGTTCGTGCAGATGACCTATGACGAGGCGATCCACCGCTACGGCATCGACAAGCCGGACATGCGGCTTCCCGCGCTGACCGAGCTGACCGATGAGCTGACGCCGGAGCTGCGCGAGCAGTTGAAGATCGAGCAGAAGCTGCCAGTGCTGGGCTTCGTGATTCCGAAGGCCGGCGGCCTAAGCGGAACGCAGCGGCGCGCGCTGGTCGATGACATCCGCAAGGAGTTCGGCGACTGCGGGCTCGACTCGCTCGATGTGGCGCGGCTGAAGACGAACCCTGCCTTCGCGCCGTTGGCCGATGTGATTGAGTCAAGGCTGGCGGCTGAGCCCACGCTCGAGAACGGAGTGGCTGACGACGACCTCATCATCGTCATCACGCCGAAGCTGGGGACGCCGGAGAAGTGGAACTACGATCCGCAGTGGATCTACAAGCGCGTCGGCGCGTTGCGGCTCACTCTCGCGCAGAAGTTCGCCGACCAGCACGGCCGCTTCACCAAGACCGGCACCGAGGCCGACTACAGGTTCCTGTGGGTCACCGACTTCCCCATGTACGAGTGGGACGAGGAGACGAGGACCTGGGTCGCCGCGCACCATCCCTTCACCTCGCCGCACGAAGACGACATCAAGTCCGGCAAGCTGACGAACGATAAGGGCGCGGTGCGCGCGCTGGCCTACGACATCGTGCTCAACGGCACGGAGCTGGGCTCGGGGTCGATCCGTATCCACCGGCAGGACGTGCAGGCGGAGATCTTCCGCTCGCTCGGCATGTCAGACGCCGAGGCGAAGGAGCGCTTCGGCTTCTTCCTCGACGCGCTGGAGTACGGCACGCCCCCGCATGGCGGTATCGCGCTGGGGCTGGATCGCATCGTAATGATCCTCGCGGGCGCACAGAGCCTGCGCGAGGTCATCGCCTTCCCGAAGACCGCCAAGGCGATCGACCTGATGGTGGATGCGCCTACTCCGGTGAGCGAGCAGCAGATGAAGGAGCTGCATTTGAAGATCGTTTCGCGAAGCTAG
- a CDS encoding DUF2277 domain-containing protein — MCRNIKMLFNFDPPVTDAEVRNASLQFVRKISGFNKPSKANEAAFQAAVDGVAAVSTQLLAALETHAPPRNREEEAAKAKARGANRFRPETA, encoded by the coding sequence ATGTGCCGAAACATCAAAATGCTTTTCAACTTCGATCCTCCCGTCACCGACGCTGAGGTTCGCAACGCCTCTCTTCAGTTCGTCAGAAAGATCAGCGGCTTCAACAAACCGTCAAAGGCTAACGAGGCGGCGTTTCAGGCTGCAGTGGATGGAGTAGCTGCTGTCTCCACGCAGCTACTCGCCGCGCTTGAGACGCATGCACCTCCAAGGAACCGCGAAGAAGAGGCAGCTAAGGCCAAAGCGCGCGGCGCGAATCGATTTCGGCCTGAGACTGCGTGA
- a CDS encoding gamma carbonic anhydrase family protein — translation MIRSYQGVVPVIPASCYVDPSAQVIGDVTLGDHASVWMNAVVRGDVNSIRIGAESNVQDCAVLHGMRYKYPVIVGEMVTIGHNATVHGCVIEDAVLVGIGAVILNNARIGEGSIIAAGAVIPEQTAIPPNSLVAGVPGKVKKTLGEEDRKLILMYAQNYLDYTKIYLAEAVRLAAKVNG, via the coding sequence ATGATTCGGAGTTACCAAGGAGTTGTTCCGGTAATACCGGCCAGTTGCTACGTCGACCCCTCGGCACAGGTAATCGGTGATGTCACTCTGGGTGACCATGCCAGCGTTTGGATGAACGCCGTCGTGCGGGGAGACGTGAACTCGATCCGCATCGGCGCAGAGAGCAATGTGCAGGACTGCGCGGTGCTCCACGGGATGCGGTACAAGTACCCGGTGATCGTCGGCGAGATGGTGACAATCGGCCACAACGCCACAGTGCACGGATGCGTGATCGAGGACGCAGTGCTGGTAGGGATCGGCGCGGTGATCCTGAACAATGCGCGTATCGGCGAGGGGTCGATCATCGCCGCCGGTGCAGTAATTCCGGAACAGACAGCAATTCCGCCGAACTCACTAGTGGCAGGCGTTCCGGGCAAGGTGAAGAAGACGCTCGGCGAAGAAGACCGGAAGTTGATTCTGATGTACGCGCAGAATTATCTGGACTACACGAAGATCTATCTGGCGGAGGCGGTCAGGCTCGCTGCGAAAGTGAACGGCTGA
- a CDS encoding zinc-ribbon domain containing protein yields the protein MEFVDRLLTCADCGCEFIFTAGEQLFFFDKQFKNDPKRCKPCKSRRAGLRAGSGPAAAGISRTETRTHCSECGIETTVPFRPTQGRPVLCRQCFQNKQRAAESSPKPVASVPAASPVSAELMAAAAQAPRA from the coding sequence ATGGAATTCGTAGATCGGCTACTGACATGTGCAGACTGTGGCTGTGAGTTCATCTTCACTGCCGGCGAACAACTCTTCTTCTTCGACAAGCAGTTCAAGAACGACCCCAAGCGCTGCAAGCCGTGCAAGAGCAGGCGCGCCGGGCTGCGTGCCGGATCCGGCCCAGCCGCGGCGGGGATCTCACGCACTGAGACCCGCACCCACTGCTCCGAGTGCGGCATTGAGACCACTGTCCCCTTTAGGCCAACGCAGGGGCGCCCTGTACTCTGCCGCCAGTGCTTCCAGAACAAGCAGCGTGCTGCGGAGTCATCCCCAAAGCCTGTAGCCTCCGTCCCCGCCGCGTCGCCTGTATCCGCTGAGCTGATGGCCGCCGCTGCGCAGGCACCGCGAGCCTGA